ATACGGAATACAGTTCGACGCAGTTTGATGTATTGGAAATTTCTCAGATCTATCGGTACGAAATATTTACGTggaatacataaataattaagaGAATATTATGTCTACGTTGTGTTTTGTTGCTTGCGATTCTTTTCGTATTATCGTTGTTGAAACATGGACTGACAGAAGAAGGTAGAATTACAACAGTCGcatctgttattttatataggttggggttgatattcaAGCTGATTCACACGGATCGgatatcacaccttttattttgtttcttatacaaaacgccaaatcACACAGGAGGCGTCTAATCACACAGGATGCGTCTTGGCAATTAACGCGTGGTCGACTCTTAAGACAAAGGAGCGTCgttaggagtcgtaccaacctagcttttagtaactagcggtcataccaacttaaCATTTCTTAACAGCATCTGCAATGTGGCGATCGAGAATACGTAGAAGAtgtaggaaaaataaatttagttCGATTATATACGGTTATCGATTAGATTGTTAATATAAGGAGTTAATATATTTCCATATGGAACCTGCGCGAATCTCACTGATAGTTTACTTAAAATGAATCGTGgataaacgaaattttaaacTACGTATCCTACGTGTCTTGATACGTTGATCGATGAAAATTACTTGTTTGACATTTCAACGTGACTGAAGGGTTCATCTGTGTAAAATTATCGCAAAAGAAATCCTAGTACAGGAAAGTTTCTAAGCTCTAACTTTCTTCTTCGTGCAAGGTCGCTACAAATCAAACGGATCATACTTTCTAAGGGAGAACTTTGTTAATCCTCGCTCGTATAAACTGCGAACGtatcaaaaaaggaaaaagaagaaaagactgTTGATATAAAAATGCTTAACGGTATTAAATTTCGTTTATGTAACAACAAATAAACGTATTAAAGATTCGTCGATACAAAAATTCTTGGCAGTGTCAGTGCGTAGTACTATGTACACAATTCGCTCTTCTATCGTTTTAGCAACAATTACTGTACTATTGGAATGGACTAGTGTCGAAAAATTCGGAAGGACGATTAGCCAAAATAACGTTGGAAAAAGTCATTTAACGCTTAACTGGTCTCGTTAGGTTAGAAATGGTCGCGGTAGTTTCACTTGGATCGTTTAATTTTACTTTGTGTTATACGGGCAATACGCGattaaaataatcgataaatctttaacatataaaattaaatgatcTAAATGAAATTCTAGCGGCCATTTGTACAATACAACGATATTAGTTAAGAGTTGACGCAGGAGCTACCAACGCAGTCAAAACAACTGGTttgtaaaaacaaaaattactcCAATTTTTTCCAAGATTTTCTCCAGTTTTTCTCTATAGATTCTTTCTACAGTTAGTTTCTCGTATAACTCTCCGTAGCTCCTTCTCATTAGAAACTCCAGCAagtcaaatttcaaattttgtacCAAATACGCTGCTGGCGTTGTAAATTTTTGTCAAAAACCTGTCGTTTTTCTCACTTCGGTCGGTGTGTTAACAACTGTCGGTGTATTATTAAGGGTCGATAGATTCGATGCTTGGAAATCGTCGGTGGTAAGACTCGGAGAAACGTACCAGACGACACGCGTTAATCTGCGCTCGAAACGGAGTTATTTCTGTGAACGTAATTAAAAAGAGTAGAGACTCGTTTCGCCTGTCACGACTGACGTAAGAAATACTCTGCCCTTGAtatgttacatatttttctacgaTATATCGATTCCGTGCATCCTCAAATGCCCCTAAACAGCTACGTAGCCCGCGATCTAATTCTAACATCCGAGACGAGAAATGGCCAAAGTGTTAAATCGATGAAACGATGCCAAACTTCTCAACGCTATGGTACACCGCCATCGACCGCCAGTAGCTCCAACGTGGAAAATTTTGGTTAACCGACAGAGACATCTCGAAGAAACCTTCTTACTTGAACCATCCATGCGTCTTGTGAGCATGAACGGCAACAGGTACTGGATAAGGTTTGGGAACGTGGTAAGGCACTGCTACGTGAACAGGGTAGGGCCTGTCCACGTGGACCACCTTTTCGTACGGAACCGGATACGGTTTGGGTACTGGAACAGGGACGGCCACTGGTCGATCCACTGGCACGTGAACCGGCCTATCGAACGGTACTGGTACTGGTCTATCGACGTGCACGATCTTCTCCACGTGGACCGGATACGGTTTTGGCACGGGAACAGCTACTGGCACGGGAACCGGACGATCCACAGGAACTGGAACCGCTCGATCGACCGGTACAGGCACCGCCACGTGCTTCGTCACGGGAACTGCGACTGGAACCGGATGCGGCACTGGCTGAGGCACCGCGACTGGAACCGGGTGCGGCACTGGCTGAGGCACCGCGACTGGAAACGGTTGCGGCTGTGGAATCGGCTGAGGCACCGGTACTGGAACTGCGGCTGTTGAAATAAAGAAGAGGTGTCAGTTCGGTCAGTCGCTTGGCGTTTTCTTGCGACCAGTCGCGATCCAGCTCCGTTTCTGGTTTTGTTTATACTCAGGTTGATATCCGGGCACAGCGCTGCCTCTATATTCGCTGGTTCGTACGAGAATTGAGACAGGAATTGAGAACTCGATGCGTCAATGCATTAACGAATTGAattagtaaattaaatatttacgcGGGTCTGTACGACTCGGTACATCGTGgtctttggatattttgttcGTCAGAAAGAAGGTCATGCGCGCGAATATTTATCCGCGATGACTATGACCCAAGCGTGTTCTACGAGAGGATGCAATTATGGCAGATTGAAAATACGCGAATAATATCCCCTTGggaatttaacatttaattgtACAATAAGTTTCTATCGTATGAAGCAGCTTGAAAATACGTAAATTGCACCAAGTGTGCTAAATATCGCGCGATCAAATGGAATGGTTACAGAGAGGCAGAGGAAGAACACGTAGGAAATCCCTCTCGTCGTCTATTCTAATTCGTATTCGACGTTTAAATGCCATCGATTGCTCAAAGCCACATTCTAAACAACGAATGGCGTCACTAAAGATCTTTTCTTTCATAACTTCGACACACGCTTTTACCGTTGCTCAAGGGCGTCATCAAGAATTTCTCTTTGACGACGGTGTATCCCATTTCGGACATGGACTTGGCAATGGTAATGACGCGATCGAATTTCTTATCATTACGCGTACAAGGCAATCGCTTATTGCATCAACGTTTCTCTCACAAATAATCAACGATAAAGATAAAGGTACAGCGAGCACGACGGTCTACGTGAATTTCTTGCttcaatatttttagaaaaactAAGATGACCATTTTCCAAACGGAGTACTACATGTCGTTTTGTATCTcctgaaagaaataaaataaataaacgttcaacCACGCGACATGAATATGACAAATAAATTAGATATTTTGTAACATTGTGTCTACCTGTATCGATTATCGTACTTTGTGTTAATTAGTTTTAAATCAATGATTCCTGTATCTTATTCTAATTTATAGTTAATATCTAATTTCTAGTTAATTTTCAATACAATTAAAACGCAGTAAATTAGTAAGTAAAGTACTAACGAGCTGCGTGCGCTACAGGTAGCGGTGGCGGAGGTGCTACAGGCGCGATCACGGACTCCAAGTGTCCACCCACGTCCGGAAGAGAAGGCTCGAAGACAGGCGCCGGTTCAGGATGACCGTACGGATGATCTGGCACGCCATATTCCAAATTTACGAGTCCTCTCTTGTCGTGTCTCTTCGACGCGACAGGCTTAGTCTTCTCGTGCTTATCAACGATAATTGCTGCACTGACCGCCAGGAACAACGACAAGACCTGCGAACGAACGTAGAacgtagaagaaagaaaaatgaacagAAAGGTTCTATCCTATTTTACGAACACAATAAGCTCGTACATAATTCGCGGAGATATATAAACTGAAACTTCACTGTTGATACAAAAATTGTTCAAAGCACACAACACTTATTCGCAGCTAATTCAACCACCGAGTACCTTATCACCGTCCAAAACCAATTTCGCCGTTTTACGAAAGAACAACGGAACACAGTGGCAGTAGAAAGGAATAAAATTCCAAGaacgataaaattaaataaaccaAATAGACGAAggataaacgaaagaaaagagagaaaggaaaagaacgaaCGAAACAATACCAAAATAATCTTCATGATCGATCCTCGAGACGCTCCCTAAATCCTAGCTCGCAACTACGAGGCCGAAGGAAAACTGCGGTTGCTCGCTATCGGTGACCCCCATAAGTATTTATAGGGCATGCACAGGTGACACATGGCAATAGGAAGGAACCATCGTTGTCTTGGTTCGAACTCAATGGACTTTCGCTGCGTCCAATCCTGGGTGATGGCCAAATAGCGGTCGTGACCGCTTTTCCTTCGTTTACACATAACGAGCATGACTATGTGCATAACGCGGGACGAGACGGTATCATCCGTCATTCACATATTGAAACGAACGTGAACAACTTCGCGTGACCAAGTATCCGTCTTCGAGATCGTTCGGATAGCCGAGCGACTGCTAGGTGAAAATTGTCTACGTGAACATTCAAATTAATAAGAATAGCGATGCGCCGAATCGTGACACGGTTCTATAGCAACCTGGTTATGCGGTTGAAGCGTAGTTTCGTgacatttttgtttcatatCCTGGCGGAAGCGTGGCTGCGCTCGTAGACAAAAGGGAATACAAATGTGTCTTTCGCGTAAGCGTGAGACGTGCGTTAGAAAAAATGCTTTACGTTATAGCTGAACGTGCGTATCGTGCAACGATTCGAGGAGTATACTTCGTAAGAACGAATCGATCATTAACGAGGATAAATCAAAGAGAGTTACAGCGATGCGAAAGCAAGTCGGTTGCAAGGTTCGTTCGTTCAAGGCGTTATCTGCAAGCGgacaaatgaaatttgaaaatttgtcgcgTATGGATATGTGGCGCGATACCTTTTCAATAAGCTTGTTCGTACACagaactatttttatttaataattaattcggTACCGCGTGAACAGttaatcgttaaaaattaatgttgcTAGCGATAAAAgttaatcaaataataaataacttcCCTCGTGTAAGCATATCGATTCAACTTGAGACCTTGTACTTGACGAACCAACGACTTGCTTGGTTAATTGAAAGTTAATTGAAGTTGTCTAACTTGACCGTCGGGTATTTCGTCATTGTAGGGCTAATACGTACGTACTACGAGCCTGTTATGCGCTCACCGGCGTTCATAACGATGAATAATGGATGAAAGGTAGTGGCCGGCATTAGAAGTAGCTCGTACGTATTAGAAAATGAAAGTTAAGAAAGTTCGCGGATGCGGCCAACGCGGAAACAAACCAGCGACACTGGTGCAAGAAACGGACCAGCCGGTTTCGTTGATCTCGTTGGCCGAGTAAAGGCGACAGCTCCGCGTTACAGAAACCGAAGAATGCTATGCGTTCACCGATTCTAAATCGTGACACGAATTGCGATTCGCTCAATTTCAGCAAgctttatgtatttttaccaCCATACGAAGATCCTGTCGATGAAACGATTTCACGGAGAACGTACGCTGCTGCTTATAAGTATTAAAACTTGAAGATCGCAGAGAAAATTTTCTATCGTTCGCTTAGCAGCAATTTCctcaaacgaaattttattttcgatagGCTGTCGATCGATCCTATGACGTATAGTTGTGTCTTGCGTGTTGCGCTTTGTTTTGGCGCGACGTTTCGTCGACGTTCCGGTTCACTTTCTCAGGGCAGACCTGCAAGGAGAAAAAGGGAATTAATCGAAAACCGCAGGATCGCAAATATTCCATCCGACCATCGTGAAAGTTTAATATCTAAAAAGTAAATCTAAAGTCTACGATAAATCTTGCGTCGGTCAAAGtgtctttttatttgattttggaCAAACCCGCGGTCTGGTGATAAACGTTTCAATTCGACTAAACACTTGGAGTCAAGATATGAGACCGGTGCTACGCGCGGTCATCGAATACAGCGTCAACGTGAACCAGATTCGTTATAGTATGTATTTAACCACTTTCTTCACCGGAAATACAAAACTCGCCGATCAACAAGGTCGAGTTCCTGATCCTATCAAACACGGGAACCTGACTTGGACCATCCGGAACTATCGATCTGTTTACCTCGACAAACGGCGAATATATAAAGCTAACGCTTTTCTCGATTTGACGAATAGTTCCTCCTCAACGAGACCGCAATGTCTATGATCTCGGTAAGAAACATAAATCAGCAAGTACCATAAGTAAACCGCGGATATTTACGCACTTATACGAAATacataatacgtaatatataatgtatatatatagacgtgtaaaaatgcacagaatacgcataatatacaaaaatatataaaatatctaaagcgcttgttataatatttaatgatcTCTAATCTCTAAGTAAATTCCAGTTTCTTAGCAACGTTTAATTGGCGATCTATTTGTCGAACTACTATCTCTGTAAGGCTACGTAATCTGATATACTATATTGTATGCATGAGTATTAACTCCTTCGCGCTGGATACCacgctaatatttatatttaattaaagaatagAACCTGAATAAGAGATctggttcttccgccgaatattataacgagtatctcgcattaagtattttatatacagaATGTAGCGAAGAATCGTGATACGACTcttcgttttcgaaaaaatcgactATGAAGTTGCGTTACGTGCGCTTGAAAAGTAACGACGGTCAAGTGGACGGAATTTCATagttgattttctcgaaaacgaaggcCTGTATcggcaattgtcgtcattcTACGTTTTCCACTTACTTTTCCACGGAGAATCACCGCTTTTCGACTTGCACCACGATTTTCGGCACACCCTGTATGTTGTTCATACGTgtaatttgtataattcataattatatGTAATCTAAAATCCTTGCAAACAGAGCAGTCAGTCGTTTCAATCTGTAAATGCAGTTATCCCAAAGAATTGCTGGTTATTCGAAGAATGTTTCAAACAGAACTCGTAATTTAGTACAAGGTAGTAATTTGATACAATTACCTTTTTCGTTCAATCCATTTTACATCATGTAGCATGGAGAGGTGCAATTCGTAATACGTGTACTCGGCATAAAGTTCCAGAAACGTTTCTCGGTCCtctaattgttattatttatttagtttttaTTAATGATCAATAGTCATTAACGACcacaaattaaattatataagtaAGTACAGTCACTACGTGACTCgctgatattttatgtatacgtACCTACAGGTGTCTACGTGTGCGTATAAAGTACGTATAGGTGTTATAACACGTATTACAGTAATTATACGATTAGTGTTGTTGACTACGATGTTTTATTGGATGCTGCTTCCATGATGAAACATAGGACTTCGTTagtttcttttgttctttctaAGCTTCCATATTGTGGCCGTCAAATATTGGCAACAATATTTAGAACAATTTACTTTAGCTCACTTTCCTAACCTCTTTGCTTAAAAAAAGATCAGAAACGTTTGAGACCGATCAGTAAACACAAACACGTCCGGTGAATTGTGATTCTTTGATCATTTCTGGATCCGAGCCAAGTACGCTAAGAAATCCGCAACACTGCGTTAAACAGACGTGATAGATTCGTGGTAACAGCGAGCCAACCATTTCCTGTCATTCAACGGTTCAAACAATCAAACTAAACGTAGACATTGTCaggacaaaattaaaattattaaacgaatcgataaacttggaattatttgatttttcaattGGTAAGTTAGATATCTCTAAATGTGTGAGAAGAATTTGCGTTGAAGTTTCGTTGTCAAGAAGTGTAAAAATACAAAGCAcgaggaaatgaaaaagaattggATCGACTTTAAACgattataaagtaattttctACAAACATTGAATTTCAGCTGTTCCTAATACTTTGCTGTGGCTACGCGCTAACTGCAGAAACAAACGATACGAAACAAAGTAAACGGGGGATACCAGAAGCTGGTGGATGGGTTGGAATACCAAGTTCTCATGGGTACGGCCATGGACAACCATGGTTAGGTGATCCAGGTTGGAAAGGGCTCAAATTTCCTCCCTTTAACTTAGCTCATGGAGGGTAATGATATCATAACTtcgtaattcatatttttaactttCGATTGAAATCATCTTTGACTTGAAATCTCTAGAACGATGATGTTTATGTTTTGTGGTTGATAGATTGCATGGCGGATTATCATACGGTAGAGTACCTGCTATCTCTTTACCAATCGGGGGGGCCGATTTGTTGAAAACGTTTCCAGTATACATAACGAAACACGTGGTTCTGGAAAGACCAGTTCCCGTTCCACAGCCAGTTTACATCGAGAAACCGTATCACGTGCCAGTACCGATCGAAAAGATCATTCACAAACCGGTCCCGGTTCCCATTCCGATACACGAGGTAAGGAAACATCCCTAAATTCTTTTACCTGACGCTATGTTTTCCAGACGATATCGACAACATTTTTGTTCTATATTCGCGTAACAATCTTTTTGAAATCCATATTTTACCCTATATTTACGAAACGTAgtatgaataaattttattctatattttcgacttattcttACTTCTCCGGTTGTATTACAGTTTCGAAATCACTCTGTATGCTACTGTCCAACGAAAGGTTAACCTTTGTAATTCCTCCTAAACGGTTCACATTTCATCTAACTACTTTCATTCACAGAATTTACCTCTCAAAACAGGTAATTCATCTTTGAAATCTACTTATCCATAGGCAGTTCCGGTCCCGGTGGAACGCCCAATTGCAATACCGGTGAAGCACCCCGTGGCGGTGCCAGTACAACAACCGTATCCAGTACCGGTAAAGCAAGCGTTTCCAATACCGGTCCCGGTTCCAGTTCCGATTCCGGTCCATCCAGCTCCGATCCCGCTGATTGGCGCTGGTCCGGTTGGCTCACCGGCATACGACGGTAGAGGTTATGGCGGCGGTCACTTTTATCCCGTGTTGCATGGCCACGGTCTGCACAGCCATCCGTTGCCCGCGCAGTTCGTTCATGGTTTTGGCGCCGGTTTTGGACACGCTTTCGGCCACGAGTACGGTCACGGCCACGGTTACGACTATCCACATGCGTACGCTGCCGACTTCGGTCATGGACACGAACACAAAAAACGAAGCAAGAATTGAAGCGCCGATTCTCAAGAGAGAGGCTCTTTAACCCCTTAACTTTTTCGCGACGAATTTTCTTCCGACGATAAAAGCAATAATAATCTATACTGTAGTATACATTGAACTAGATAAAACATATCTTTGAAACTGGGATATATAGTCCCAGTCAGTCTTTGAGATCAGTTTCCTCTAATTTCAAAATGGTAGATAGGATGTTTTAATTAACATAATTCAAAAGAGTAGAATGTATTAATATTCGATTGTTACAATGAACCGAGGCTTGTTGATATATAATTAACTTGGAGGAATTGTATAtggaagtttaaaaaataaGTGTTACTGCATTTGTCAAAAGCTCCAAGTTTTGTTAATTTAATACAATACTTTTATATAAGTGTTCTAAGGACTTGTTGTTGATAATATGTTtcatgtatttatatacattgaCTCGTAATTAAGTAACAATATCGAAGATTATAGTTTATAATTTTAGAGTCAAGACAAAACAGTTTTTGTTATAGTTAAGGACAAATATTTGTCAACTTACTattctttttgtttattctaTCCCTTTTGCTTTTCAAAATACACACTATCGAGGTACACACGCATTTAACATTTAAGTACAATATAGTaccaataattttgtatattacaaTGATTTTATATGATAATTTTGTAAAGATACAAATACcgatgttaaaaatatattaatttctcgTACGTTTTCTAATAAATCTCCGAGTCCTCCTATATGCCTCCTCTATATCTACATACAGTTACATACATGGCTTATTCCTGTGACAGTGTCTCTCAACTATACGTTCTACGCGTATAAGATACACGGAGTTGTATGTCGCGTTTCAATGtaacttaataaaatttcattgctaGAAATAATTAATCATATTATAAGTAAACAGCAGAAATTTTGGACATAATCGTAACAGGTATTTCAAGTAGTCTTTCTTTACCTCGAATAAATGTCATAGAACACAAGAAATTCGACCAAGAGAAGTTGAGAGATACTTTTCGTGTCACCATCGGCAGGTCATCGGTTGGACGCGAACTGAGACGTCCTGTCAATTTTGTGTAATCAGAAAACAGCTGATCAAAGTTATTCAAGTGTGAATAATAATAAGAACTCTGAGACTTACGAGTTTCGcgtgaaattttggaaattaaatGACGAATTCACGTTATGGCATATACTTTTTTTGTCCGTCTTTTGATACGTCTTTAAAGAATTCCACGCAGATACAAATCGATGTTTGCACCGTAAAGAGCGTCGTAAGGAGGGGCCACGTTAAATGTCCACATGTAAGTACAGTTTGTTTACTTAATCATTAACAACGACTGTTTAAAGATTTGATTTAATCATCGTTCATTTACGATTGAGCtgtttaaaaatgaaagatgCGGTGCATAAAATGAAAACTGAGGTTATGTTTCATCTTTGAGAACTCTTCGTGTAAACAGTTTATAAGCAGAGTAATGTCTAATTTTATGTGTTGCAGTAATTAAGTACAAATCGTAGGACTTATACAAACGCAAAATGCTAACGCTAGAGGATTCAGAATGCAAAGATTTTTCAAAAACCGCAATGGGAGATGAAGAAACTAACGAGAGGAGAAACGATGGAGAAAGCtatgaaaaagataaatatcCAATATCGAATGGAGAAATATTAAGAACAGCGCTCCTTTCCGCGGACGatgataacgatgacattggaTCTCAAGAAGACGACGTATCCTCTGACCTTTTGTCCATTGAAAATGATTCAGAAGTCACTAGTGAATCCACTGTCAGTGACTGGGATGACTTGAGAGCGGATTCACCTTTGTCATATGTTACTTCTGTACCTAATAATAAAGAGTTTATAATAATAACGCAGTTGGAATCAGACAGTGCATTAATgacaaagaaattaaataatgaacGCTCTTTGGCTAACAAAAAGTCTAAATCTCGACATCGTTCTAAGCGACATAATAAAGTGTTATTGTTGAGAAAATTGATACCGAAGCATGAACCAATAgttgaaataaaagaggaagaaCATTCGATCATTTCTACCGACGTAGACGAACGTGTGCCAGCCATGGAAGAAATAGATTACGAAGAGTCTTCTATGGATCAACAAAATATTCTAGATTCCAAAGATAATGCTGGCTGGTTACAAAGCTTCAGACCTTTACCGTTATATTACACTGAAAGAGGTAAACCTTATTTAAAATGTCCAGCATGTGGTGCAATGTTTTTCACTTCAAACTCATTCCAAAAACATTTATACTCACATGTATACAAGGAAGATGATACTTTTGTATGTTCCTTTTGTAATTACACAAATACAGAGCCTGGCATGTTATTTAATCATCTATCTAAACATCAGGACCAATGTGAGTTTTGTAACGAAAACTTAATgcgtaaaaataatttcgaaaaacATTGGGACATACGAGCATCGAACTTCACTATGAAAAGAGATCATCGAGGAAGATTCGTATGTACTCTCTGCAAACTAGTATTTGATTTGTTACCACAGTTAGAAAAGCATTGGTTTAAGCATGCATGTAAAAGAGAAAGAACTTATCAATGTAAGGAATGTAGTGGATTATACGAAAGCAGAGAGACCCTAAATAATCATAAATGCATGAAGTGTCCTGTTTGTGGTAAAGTTTATGATAGTTTGCATAGATTAAAAGCACATACAATGTGGACAAAGCATAACTTAAAGTGTCCAATTTGTTCTTACGAATTTATTCTCGCTATGGACCATGAAAAACATTTAGCATTGCATAGACAAACATATAGTTCTATGAAAGATTACGAGTACTGCTTACAGGCAACAGATGGCAAGACATTCCAGTGCAATCTTtgtgacaaaatattttatgccTTACCTTCTTTAATCTTGCATCTCCAGGAAGATCACGATATAGTAAATGTCAAGAAGGAAGTAAAAGATGATAGCAATGAAGAGCAAAAGGAAGAGTCAGTCAGAGATATGATACTGCGCGAATTAAGAAACGAGTCTGCAAATTATACTAGTGGAAATAATAATGTATCCTTAGCAAACAATAAAATCGGACTGCAGAACGCGCTATAAGTATAAATTGCAACTTTTAGATGACGAGTATAAAAGTAAGTCGTACAAGGTTTGAAGACGGTTGCtaaaaattattcgtaataataaaaCGTGCCGTTGCTATAAGTCACTTTGTAGTATATATTAAACACAATTAAATACGACTGgcaacaaataatttataaatcatcgataaatgcATTTGATCATATCTGATCAAAAAGTTCTGAAATAAActcgcctctctttctctcgagaATAAacatatatctgtatatttttttaGCAATCATGTAAAATACAGAATCATCACACTCACCTCTACTCGACATACTCATATGATCGCAAAGTAAATGata
The Bombus terrestris chromosome 10, iyBomTerr1.2, whole genome shotgun sequence genome window above contains:
- the LOC110119144 gene encoding zinc finger and BTB domain-containing protein 17; amino-acid sequence: MLTLEDSECKDFSKTAMGDEETNERRNDGESYEKDKYPISNGEILRTALLSADDDNDDIGSQEDDVSSDLLSIENDSEVTSESTVSDWDDLRADSPLSYVTSVPNNKEFIIITQLESDSALMTKKLNNERSLANKKSKSRHRSKRHNKVLLLRKLIPKHEPIVEIKEEEHSIISTDVDERVPAMEEIDYEESSMDQQNILDSKDNAGWLQSFRPLPLYYTERGKPYLKCPACGAMFFTSNSFQKHLYSHVYKEDDTFVCSFCNYTNTEPGMLFNHLSKHQDQCEFCNENLMRKNNFEKHWDIRASNFTMKRDHRGRFVCTLCKLVFDLLPQLEKHWFKHACKRERTYQCKECSGLYESRETLNNHKCMKCPVCGKVYDSLHRLKAHTMWTKHNLKCPICSYEFILAMDHEKHLALHRQTYSSMKDYEYCLQATDGKTFQCNLCDKIFYALPSLILHLQEDHDIVNVKKEVKDDSNEEQKEESVRDMILRELRNESANYTSGNNNVSLANNKIGLQNAL
- the LOC100649099 gene encoding anther-specific proline-rich protein APG isoform X1, translating into MKIILVLSLFLAVSAAIIVDKHEKTKPVASKRHDKRGLVNLEYGVPDHPYGHPEPAPVFEPSLPDVGGHLESVIAPVAPPPPLPVAHAAPAVPVPVPQPIPQPQPFPVAVPQPVPHPVPVAVPQPVPHPVPVAVPVTKHVAVPVPVDRAVPVPVDRPVPVPVAVPVPKPYPVHVEKIVHVDRPVPVPFDRPVHVPVDRPVAVPVPVPKPYPVPYEKVVHVDRPYPVHVAVPYHVPKPYPVPVAVHAHKTHGWFK
- the LOC100649099 gene encoding anther-specific proline-rich protein APG isoform X2; translation: MVVLSLFLAVSAAIIVDKHEKTKPVASKRHDKRGLVNLEYGVPDHPYGHPEPAPVFEPSLPDVGGHLESVIAPVAPPPPLPVAHAAPAVPVPVPQPIPQPQPFPVAVPQPVPHPVPVAVPQPVPHPVPVAVPVTKHVAVPVPVDRAVPVPVDRPVPVPVAVPVPKPYPVHVEKIVHVDRPVPVPFDRPVHVPVDRPVAVPVPVPKPYPVPYEKVVHVDRPYPVHVAVPYHVPKPYPVPVAVHAHKTHGWFK
- the LOC100648365 gene encoding tetra-peptide repeat homeobox protein 1 isoform X1, translating into MYTYLQVSTCAYKLFLILCCGYALTAETNDTKQSKRGIPEAGGWVGIPSSHGYGHGQPWLGDPGWKGLKFPPFNLAHGGLHGGLSYGRVPAISLPIGGADLLKTFPVYITKHVVLERPVPVPQPVYIEKPYHVPVPIEKIIHKPVPVPIPIHEAVPVPVERPIAIPVKHPVAVPVQQPYPVPVKQAFPIPVPVPVPIPVHPAPIPLIGAGPVGSPAYDGRGYGGGHFYPVLHGHGLHSHPLPAQFVHGFGAGFGHAFGHEYGHGHGYDYPHAYAADFGHGHEHKKRSKN
- the LOC100648365 gene encoding tetra-peptide repeat homeobox protein 1 isoform X2, with translation MSMISLFLILCCGYALTAETNDTKQSKRGIPEAGGWVGIPSSHGYGHGQPWLGDPGWKGLKFPPFNLAHGGLHGGLSYGRVPAISLPIGGADLLKTFPVYITKHVVLERPVPVPQPVYIEKPYHVPVPIEKIIHKPVPVPIPIHEAVPVPVERPIAIPVKHPVAVPVQQPYPVPVKQAFPIPVPVPVPIPVHPAPIPLIGAGPVGSPAYDGRGYGGGHFYPVLHGHGLHSHPLPAQFVHGFGAGFGHAFGHEYGHGHGYDYPHAYAADFGHGHEHKKRSKN